From Trypanosoma brucei gambiense DAL972 chromosome 5, complete sequence:
CAGATTGAGAGTAGAAAAGTCTCCGGAGGAAAGATTCACATTCCTAGTAACAAAGAAAGTGTGAGGgaccgaagaaaaagaaaaaaaaaaaggaaaacaataccaaacaaacaaagaaggggTGGGGGCGGCAATATTATGGCCAGTAGCACGGATTCACCCCCTCCACGTGAGGTATTTCACGGGCCTCGCTCCATTAGCGCATCATCGAATCGTGCGCCATTATTTATTGTAAAAAATGGTACGTCGCGACACCAGTCATTGTCGCCACCGCCCACATGCGGCTCTCCGCTGTCAAACCCCGAGTGCGGTGATGTGAGCTGTAGAAAATTATATGGGCTCTCATCTACTGATTGCTCTAATTACCCAAAGAGTGAGTGTTACGGTAACTTCAGTGTTCCCTCTGACTCTTCAAACACATGCCGTCACGAGCATTTCAAACCACCCGGCAGAAAGAGTTCTTTTCTTGATCGTGTGAAGGCCTTTCTGACTCCGTCGGGCCACCCAACGGTGCATTCACAAATCATTAAACCGTCTGAACCCTTTGCTGAGGACTCTCCGGAGGATGTTGTGGTCTTCAATTCTGAAGCTGCAAAGGGTGGAAAGAGCGGTAAAAAGCAAGTCAGTGGCTCTTCCAGCGGAAGGGATGCCGGCTTTGATGTTAGGACGTCCTTCGAACCGACTCACATGTTTAAGGAGGAGTGGGAGGGGAGGCCTTATGTGTCACACGACCATGTGCAGGCTGACGGGCAACATAAaatgctttatttttctctggGAGATGGACACGTAAGAAAATTGCTCCGTGAAGAGGCAAAATGTCGCAGACGTCTCGTGGAGGAAGGCATGACTGTGATGCGGGACATTGGCAGAACATATGTAGCGATGTCTCGTAGTGTCGCTGCTGAGGCATCGGCGGGTTTATTGGCGGACAGACATCGGGGAAAATGATCGGTGACACTCTCTGCCGTGGGTCTgtccaatatatatatatatatatatatatgttgaaAAATTACTTCTTCGCACAGAAACATTCCTCACAATCCCGTCCTCACGGCGGCGTGATGCTCTTGGAAACTCCAGGAGAAAGGACAGGTGCCGTGCTTTTGGATTTCTCTGAAACAAGTGCCGACTTTAGGCAAGTACATGTGGTTCTTTTTCGTTGGCCGCTTCGTAGCGAATCGTATTGTCCTTTTCAGTAGATGTGTAACGCAATTGTATGCTACTAGCAATTacttattattgttattgattttttaaaaaattttgttGGGTCATTTTTGGCAGTATTGGTCTCTTACTTTTCAAATGGTGCAGTAATGGGGAGAAGCGCGATGTGTAACATGCGTGTGTATTGTACACtcatggaaaaggaaaggtgggGGCTTCGAACGTATAATGTGGatatgaagaggaggagaggaggagggggaagggaacaTTAGTTTTGATGGAAGTTAAGATGAGAGGACCACAACAATGATGAAAGTGCTGCCGGTGTTTAAAGAAGGGGGTCTGGGACACTTCTTTCCAACCCTTTTTTGATCCGTGCTTTTGTTTCGTCTCCTGGTCCCTCCATCCTCGACTCCGAACACATCCGGCACTGTTTGTCACTTATATGCGTTTGCGTTTAACGgctcacctcttttttttttttttttgaatccCTGTGGTGCTAAAACAATGTTGAGCTGCCCTTCTCTTGCGCGTTGCGTGCGTGTCACCACAGTGCCATA
This genomic window contains:
- a CDS encoding T. brucei spp.-specific protein, with the translated sequence MASSTDSPPPREVFHGPRSISASSNRAPLFIVKNGTSRHQSLSPPPTCGSPLSNPECGDVSCRKLYGLSSTDCSNYPKSECYGNFSVPSDSSNTCRHEHFKPPGRKSSFLDRVKAFLTPSGHPTVHSQIIKPSEPFAEDSPEDVVVFNSEAAKGGKSGKKQVSGSSSGRDAGFDVRTSFEPTHMFKEEWEGRPYVSHDHVQADGQHKMLYFSLGDGHVRKLLREEAKCRRRLVEEGMTVMRDIGRTYVAMSRSVAAEASAGLLADRHRGK